One window from the genome of Pedobacter schmidteae encodes:
- a CDS encoding AraC family transcriptional regulator, with translation MTDNELNLIMCTEMSEIQKMECADYLGNAGYINISEVKINGADIFSGSSKITQEVTVREQNETPTLNMYFSIQGISSAWEANSNEKYVLKDNQHAVTFTPGFDGYYALSSPEVRNFGISLYESFFNRLYSTDLECLKRFWDNVNAGKLTDISEHALPITPKQQSVINDMHHCPYSGNMKQLFYESKITELFLLQAEQAEALNGTTPVKIERHHIDKLHAARQYIQQSMFDPLTLSGIAREAGINEFMLKKGFKELFGMTVFGYLNELKMNYARQMLLESACTVYEVAYTMGYNEPYNFSKAFRKHFGYLPGELRK, from the coding sequence ATGACCGACAACGAATTGAACCTGATCATGTGTACCGAAATGTCCGAAATCCAAAAAATGGAATGTGCTGACTATTTGGGTAATGCTGGCTATATCAATATCAGCGAGGTTAAAATTAACGGTGCAGATATCTTTTCCGGGAGCAGCAAAATAACTCAGGAAGTAACGGTACGGGAACAGAATGAAACACCTACCCTGAATATGTATTTTTCTATCCAGGGTATCAGTTCGGCCTGGGAAGCCAATAGCAACGAAAAATATGTTTTAAAAGACAACCAGCATGCGGTAACTTTTACACCTGGCTTTGATGGCTACTATGCGTTGAGCAGTCCCGAAGTCCGAAATTTTGGCATTTCCCTGTACGAATCTTTTTTCAACCGGCTATATTCAACTGACCTTGAATGTTTAAAGCGCTTCTGGGATAACGTAAATGCCGGTAAGCTGACCGACATATCCGAACATGCCTTGCCCATTACGCCTAAACAGCAATCGGTAATTAACGACATGCATCATTGCCCCTATAGCGGCAACATGAAGCAATTGTTTTATGAATCCAAAATCACCGAACTCTTTTTATTGCAGGCCGAGCAGGCCGAAGCATTAAATGGAACTACACCCGTTAAAATAGAACGCCATCATATAGATAAACTGCATGCAGCACGCCAGTACATCCAGCAAAGTATGTTCGATCCTTTGACCCTCAGTGGCATTGCCCGCGAGGCCGGCATCAACGAGTTTATGTTGAAAAAAGGATTTAAAGAGCTATTTGGCATGACCGTTTTTGGCTACCTCAATGAGTTAAAAATGAATTATGCCCGCCAAATGCTACTCGAGTCGGCCTGCACAGTATACGAGGTGGCCTATACCATGGGTTACAATGAACCTTACAACTTCTCCAAAGCCTTCCGCAAACACTTCGGCTATCTTCCCGGCGAACTCCGGAAATAA
- a CDS encoding glycosyltransferase family 39 protein, with translation MLETKKRTEQLLFVFLGIWTLINIVQASFVEVHADEAYYWVYSQFLDWGYFDHPPMVALFIKLGDLLTHSTLGLRLFTVITNTISVYFLWKIVSRYTQQIKLFILLFSAVVLFHVYGFITTPDAPLFFFTVLFLYVYQRYIEEDKFKWAFLLALVIAGMLYSKYHGILILFFTILSNFKLLKRPSFWAIVAIAIVAFVPHIWWQVQNNYPSFYYHVIDRSAAFYKFNFTTEYLFAQLALAGPLVGWYLYASAVKLKTSDVFIRTLKFNCFGIFIFFFISTLKGRVEAHWTLPAMICLFILAYIAISSKAVPKWLERLAIINIFLILLVRLMLIFPVDALRKVKVIDYYFGNKDWAKAIHQQAGNAPVIFMNSFQIPSRYNFYTNSTRGFGYDSRYYRKNQYDIWPLEDSLRNKKAYLVVDQPVPGLELTDTIPTGKGIYYGAWLDGVRMYQKVSVNPLVVPGDWKVNEIKTLELKITNPYDESIALGNAGEKWKCYLEYGFKLGPDMGEFKLVDTDTEHLVIAAGQSVQLKAKVQAPANAGKYKLVFSLRTEPFPGPRNSNMIAVEIK, from the coding sequence ATGCTGGAAACAAAAAAAAGAACCGAACAGCTGCTGTTTGTTTTTTTGGGTATATGGACATTGATCAATATTGTTCAGGCGAGCTTTGTTGAAGTACATGCCGATGAGGCCTATTATTGGGTGTATTCGCAGTTTTTAGATTGGGGCTATTTTGATCATCCGCCCATGGTGGCCTTGTTTATTAAACTGGGGGATCTATTGACCCATTCGACCCTTGGTTTGAGGTTGTTTACCGTCATCACCAATACTATATCGGTTTACTTTTTATGGAAAATTGTAAGCAGGTATACTCAACAGATCAAGCTGTTTATCCTGTTGTTCAGTGCTGTGGTCTTGTTCCATGTATACGGGTTTATCACCACGCCCGATGCCCCGCTGTTCTTTTTTACCGTACTTTTTCTATACGTTTATCAGCGTTATATAGAAGAGGATAAGTTTAAATGGGCTTTTTTGCTGGCCCTGGTTATCGCCGGGATGCTGTACAGCAAATATCATGGGATATTGATTTTATTTTTTACCATTCTTTCCAATTTTAAGCTGCTAAAAAGGCCCAGTTTCTGGGCTATTGTAGCCATTGCTATAGTGGCTTTTGTTCCACATATCTGGTGGCAGGTACAAAACAATTATCCTTCATTTTATTACCATGTGATTGATCGCTCGGCAGCTTTTTATAAGTTTAATTTTACTACAGAGTATTTATTTGCACAGCTGGCCCTGGCCGGCCCATTGGTAGGTTGGTACCTGTACGCCTCGGCAGTTAAGCTGAAAACCAGCGATGTTTTTATCCGGACGCTTAAATTTAACTGCTTTGGTATATTTATCTTTTTCTTCATTAGTACATTAAAGGGAAGGGTAGAAGCCCATTGGACGCTGCCGGCCATGATTTGCCTCTTTATTCTGGCTTATATTGCCATTTCCAGTAAGGCCGTACCAAAATGGTTGGAGCGCCTGGCTATAATCAATATTTTCCTGATCTTGCTGGTAAGACTGATGCTGATTTTTCCTGTCGACGCCTTGCGGAAAGTAAAGGTGATAGATTATTACTTTGGAAATAAAGATTGGGCAAAAGCCATTCATCAGCAGGCTGGCAACGCGCCGGTTATTTTTATGAACAGTTTTCAGATCCCGTCCCGGTACAATTTTTACACCAACAGCACCAGGGGCTTTGGTTACGACTCCAGATATTACCGCAAAAACCAGTATGATATATGGCCGCTGGAGGATAGCCTGAGGAATAAAAAAGCTTATCTGGTGGTCGATCAACCTGTTCCCGGGCTGGAGCTGACCGATACCATCCCGACCGGTAAAGGTATATATTATGGAGCCTGGCTGGATGGTGTGAGGATGTATCAGAAGGTGTCGGTAAATCCGCTTGTTGTGCCTGGCGACTGGAAGGTAAACGAAATAAAAACGTTGGAACTGAAAATTACCAACCCTTATGATGAAAGCATTGCCTTGGGGAATGCAGGCGAAAAATGGAAGTGTTACCTGGAATATGGTTTTAAACTTGGGCCAGACATGGGCGAGTTTAAGCTGGTGGATACCGATACTGAACATTTGGTAATTGCAGCGGGGCAATCGGTACAGCTTAAAGCTAAAGTACAGGCCCCGGCAAATGCAGGTAAGTACAAACTGGTTTTTTCTTTAAGAACAGAGCCCTTTCCAGGACCGCGCAATAGCAATATGATTGCTGTTGAGATCAAATAA
- a CDS encoding GtrA family protein — protein sequence MIIILFLLKVVNMTPIAAIEFNYAFLIKLLKFGVVGFVGLIVDFTVTYICKEKLKIHKYVSSSLGFSIATATNYRLNRIWTFGSHDAASMTQFGKYFMICLVGLALSNILIYLLNDKLKWNFYVAKACAIVIVSLWNFFANYLYTFTN from the coding sequence ATGATTATTATATTATTTTTGCTGAAAGTAGTAAATATGACCCCTATTGCAGCCATTGAATTTAATTATGCTTTTTTGATTAAACTTTTAAAATTTGGCGTTGTTGGCTTTGTTGGGCTCATTGTTGATTTTACAGTAACCTATATCTGTAAAGAAAAATTAAAAATCCACAAATATGTTTCCAGCTCGCTGGGCTTTAGCATTGCTACGGCAACCAATTACCGGCTAAACCGGATCTGGACTTTTGGTAGCCATGATGCAGCCAGCATGACCCAGTTTGGTAAATATTTTATGATCTGTCTGGTAGGGCTGGCCTTAAGTAATATCCTGATTTATCTGTTAAATGATAAGCTGAAATGGAATTTTTACGTTGCCAAAGCTTGTGCAATTGTAATTGTGTCCCTGTGGAATTTTTTTGCAAATTACCTTTATACATTTACCAATTAA
- a CDS encoding sensor histidine kinase KdpD, translated as MLHLFRYRIPNKYSNEFKDTYAFINTKQVTILSGVLLVIAFGVRMTSIFYHQELVTMPNLELYNMLNWVQIFGASFFLITAGFALKSSYWKTEGRNILVIVFCLFLLSTSFTVSFLFSLFNPKNTLTIFLTGVMAVSVFFALELKQIILISVYIVILFILAMLVPNISAQQKLLNIIMSGVLAFFMYACSRYSYYFKAEQFVKVKELEEKNMEVQLLNHQKSEILGFVAHDLRNPLNNIEALTRIVLEDLPDGQNTEMQLILSSTRQAKNIIDDLLEVAAHNKAPFLLQTTNMITFMDNICNNWQKNLNNERKIVFKASHQELIAAVNPSKLTRVIDNLIGNGLKFSKSETPINIDVSKSDNSCIIRITDFGIGIPHNLQQILFDQFSKAGRPGLRGEKSIGLGLHISKQIIEQHGGSITVSSTENKGTTFQIALPFIAA; from the coding sequence GTGCTCCATTTATTCAGATACAGAATTCCAAATAAGTATTCCAATGAATTTAAGGATACTTATGCTTTTATTAATACTAAACAAGTAACCATTCTGAGCGGGGTTTTACTTGTGATTGCCTTTGGAGTAAGGATGACTTCCATTTTTTATCATCAGGAGTTGGTTACCATGCCCAATCTTGAACTGTACAATATGCTCAACTGGGTACAAATTTTTGGCGCTTCATTTTTCCTCATCACCGCCGGTTTCGCGTTAAAATCCAGCTACTGGAAAACCGAAGGCCGAAATATACTGGTCATTGTATTTTGTTTATTTCTGCTCAGTACTTCCTTTACTGTCAGCTTTCTTTTTTCCTTATTTAATCCGAAAAACACCTTAACTATTTTTCTTACGGGCGTTATGGCGGTAAGCGTGTTCTTTGCACTTGAGTTGAAGCAAATTATATTGATTTCGGTATACATTGTCATTTTGTTTATCCTGGCCATGTTAGTTCCCAATATCAGTGCCCAGCAAAAGCTACTCAATATCATTATGTCGGGGGTACTGGCATTTTTTATGTATGCCTGCTCGCGGTACAGCTATTATTTTAAAGCCGAGCAATTTGTAAAAGTCAAAGAGCTGGAAGAAAAAAATATGGAAGTACAGTTGCTCAACCATCAGAAAAGTGAAATTCTGGGCTTTGTGGCGCATGACCTCCGAAATCCGCTTAATAATATTGAAGCATTGACCAGGATTGTACTTGAAGATCTGCCCGATGGTCAGAATACCGAAATGCAGCTCATTTTGAGTTCGACCCGCCAGGCAAAAAACATCATTGATGATTTACTGGAAGTTGCGGCGCACAATAAAGCCCCGTTCCTGTTGCAAACTACCAATATGATTACCTTTATGGACAACATTTGCAACAACTGGCAAAAAAACCTGAACAACGAACGGAAAATTGTCTTTAAAGCAAGCCACCAGGAGCTTATAGCGGCTGTAAATCCCTCCAAACTTACCAGGGTAATTGACAACCTGATCGGCAATGGGCTTAAGTTTTCAAAATCAGAAACGCCTATTAATATTGATGTCTCAAAATCCGATAATTCCTGTATCATCCGGATTACCGATTTTGGCATCGGCATTCCGCACAACTTACAGCAAATATTGTTCGATCAGTTTTCCAAGGCCGGGCGCCCTGGTCTTCGTGGCGAAAAATCAATAGGCCTGGGGCTTCACATCTCCAAACAGATTATAGAGCAGCATGGTGGTTCTATAACGGTATCCAGCACAGAAAATAAAGGGACCACTTTTCAGATTGCCCTTCCTTTTATAGCAGCCTAA
- a CDS encoding MCP four helix bundle domain-containing protein, protein MRFAYSIKQKMKIAMLLFCIMACTILIRFLEDKSVKSMNNSFVSLYNDRLIPATDLFYIAEYVDQKRSLMEEVLYTAVTHPFDEAVLKMKLNRINVSIDSLIKGYEKTYLVKQEKEKMAELKAWLLGHTTIENKLLTAITTQGIEKARMTYETLGRNAPGEIIHKLSELMRIQRQVGEQLTKDTAFMVSGNKLYSSFQLVLAILIGILIVGIVFTSNVVKINNDKFNLN, encoded by the coding sequence ATGAGATTTGCCTACTCCATAAAACAAAAAATGAAGATCGCCATGTTGCTGTTCTGTATTATGGCCTGCACTATTCTGATCAGGTTTTTGGAAGATAAGAGTGTAAAAAGCATGAACAATTCATTCGTTTCGTTGTATAACGACCGGCTGATTCCGGCTACCGATTTGTTTTATATTGCCGAATATGTAGATCAAAAGCGCTCATTGATGGAGGAGGTATTGTATACGGCCGTAACACATCCTTTTGACGAAGCTGTCCTGAAAATGAAATTGAACCGGATAAATGTTTCCATCGATTCGTTGATTAAAGGTTACGAAAAAACTTACCTGGTGAAACAGGAAAAAGAGAAAATGGCCGAACTGAAAGCCTGGTTGCTGGGGCATACCACCATTGAGAATAAATTGTTGACCGCAATTACCACACAGGGAATAGAAAAGGCAAGGATGACGTATGAAACACTTGGTAGAAATGCACCGGGAGAGATTATTCACAAACTGTCGGAACTGATGCGTATTCAACGTCAGGTTGGAGAACAGCTGACCAAAGATACTGCCTTTATGGTGTCGGGAAACAAGTTGTATTCCAGTTTTCAGCTGGTGCTGGCTATTTTGATTGGTATTTTAATAGTGGGTATTGTATTTACGTCTAACGTGGTTAAAATCAACAACGATAAGTTTAATCTGAATTAG
- a CDS encoding ATP-dependent RecD-like DNA helicase: protein MDKAAIIEASYEFNPTAEQLGFCREMASFLSHDLGSQCFILKGYAGTGKTTSVGALVKALPQFKLRSVLLAPTGRAAKVMSNYTGRKALTIHKKIYRKRSAVATDLSFQLAPNLAEHTLFIIDEASMIADEWITHTGSSFLKDLMEFVYNGKNCAAVFVGDTAQLPPVGSIDSPALNAYYMAGNFGMLVKNVELKEVVRQEKKSGILANATMLRKLINDLEADEEGNVVLPKFITKNYKDIFRMTGLKLVEGLEYAYSKFGIENSLVVCRSNKSANVYNQQIRARLLYREEELTGGDQIMVVRNNYFWLPENESAAFIANGDMARVVRVRRVEERYDLRFAEVQLEFLDFPEAGLITCKVMLDTLTIEAPNLSYEQGNKLFEALNVDYEHIKNKKERFNAIKEDPYYNALQIKFAYAVTCHKAQGGQWDAVFVDQGYLTDEMVDMDFLRWLYTGVTRAKRELFLVNFAPNLFLAPAEDQF, encoded by the coding sequence ATGGATAAAGCAGCAATTATAGAGGCCTCGTATGAGTTCAATCCGACGGCAGAGCAGCTTGGATTTTGCAGGGAAATGGCTTCTTTTTTATCGCATGATCTGGGTAGCCAGTGTTTTATATTGAAGGGCTATGCCGGTACCGGAAAAACCACTTCGGTAGGTGCTTTGGTAAAAGCCCTGCCTCAATTTAAATTGCGTTCGGTATTATTGGCGCCGACGGGTAGGGCGGCCAAGGTAATGAGCAACTATACCGGCCGGAAGGCACTTACCATTCACAAAAAAATATACAGAAAACGATCGGCTGTTGCTACTGATTTGTCCTTTCAGCTGGCACCCAACCTGGCCGAGCATACCTTATTTATTATTGACGAGGCCTCAATGATTGCCGATGAATGGATTACCCATACGGGATCGTCCTTTTTGAAAGACCTGATGGAATTTGTGTACAATGGCAAAAACTGTGCGGCGGTATTTGTGGGCGATACGGCCCAGTTACCTCCGGTGGGCAGCATTGATAGTCCGGCTTTAAATGCATACTATATGGCGGGCAACTTTGGTATGCTGGTCAAAAATGTGGAACTGAAAGAGGTAGTGCGGCAGGAAAAGAAATCGGGCATACTGGCCAATGCCACCATGCTGCGCAAGCTGATCAACGATCTGGAAGCGGATGAGGAGGGAAATGTAGTGTTGCCGAAGTTCATCACCAAAAATTATAAGGATATTTTTAGAATGACCGGGTTAAAACTGGTAGAAGGGCTGGAGTATGCTTACAGCAAGTTTGGTATCGAGAATTCGCTGGTGGTGTGCCGCTCCAATAAATCGGCCAACGTGTATAACCAGCAAATCAGGGCCAGACTGCTGTACAGGGAGGAAGAGCTAACCGGGGGCGATCAGATTATGGTGGTGCGGAACAATTATTTCTGGCTGCCCGAAAATGAATCGGCCGCTTTTATTGCCAATGGCGACATGGCCAGGGTAGTACGGGTGAGGCGGGTGGAGGAGAGGTATGACCTGCGTTTTGCCGAGGTACAGCTGGAGTTTCTGGATTTTCCGGAGGCAGGACTAATTACCTGCAAGGTGATGCTGGATACCCTGACTATTGAAGCTCCCAATTTATCGTACGAGCAGGGAAATAAGTTGTTTGAAGCCCTGAATGTGGATTATGAACACATCAAAAATAAAAAGGAACGGTTTAATGCCATCAAGGAAGATCCTTATTATAATGCCTTGCAAATTAAATTCGCGTATGCTGTAACCTGCCATAAGGCACAGGGCGGGCAATGGGATGCGGTATTTGTAGATCAGGGCTATTTGACCGATGAAATGGTGGATATGGATTTTTTAAGATGGTTATATACCGGAGTGACAAGAGCGAAAAGAGAATTATTTTTAGTAAATTTTGCCCCTAACCTGTTTTTGGCCCCTGCTGAAGATCAATTTTAA
- a CDS encoding DUF3822 family protein — MDNKNSILLVDPEFDLNTAADCDLLLKITPDSFSYAIIDKRCRQLKAVYDEQECKNVPETVATRLKNDVYLGLAFNEIKAAVYTENTINIPDEWYSADNLDQYARFFTHHQSDNLYTRPFNDFGFTTIFNLQQFIEDTLAAALKDCRLYTQNAPALVLAAQQHQTILQLDFTASSFNALYGTGEKLIFQNDYQNDNADEFNYYLLLIISQLNINTTDTEVYLSGIIHADDERYRRIEKYFSKITFNLPPTNKIDHKILDDMPAHYYSSLLALDLCE, encoded by the coding sequence ATGGATAATAAAAACAGCATACTCCTGGTGGATCCGGAATTTGACCTGAATACAGCGGCAGACTGTGATCTGTTGTTAAAAATAACACCAGACAGCTTCTCTTATGCCATCATTGATAAGCGTTGCAGGCAGCTCAAAGCCGTTTACGATGAACAGGAATGTAAAAACGTTCCGGAAACCGTAGCTACCAGGCTTAAAAACGACGTTTACCTGGGCTTAGCTTTCAACGAAATTAAAGCTGCAGTATATACCGAAAATACCATCAACATTCCTGATGAATGGTATAGCGCCGATAATCTGGATCAATATGCCCGTTTCTTTACCCATCATCAATCGGACAATTTATATACCCGGCCTTTCAATGATTTTGGTTTTACCACCATTTTTAACCTGCAACAATTTATAGAAGATACCCTGGCCGCTGCTTTGAAAGACTGCCGGCTTTATACCCAAAATGCGCCGGCACTGGTCCTGGCCGCACAACAACATCAAACTATTTTGCAGCTCGATTTTACGGCCAGCTCTTTTAATGCACTATATGGCACTGGCGAAAAATTGATCTTTCAAAATGATTACCAGAACGACAATGCCGATGAGTTTAATTATTACCTGCTGCTCATCATCAGTCAGCTCAACATCAACACTACCGATACCGAAGTGTATTTAAGTGGAATTATCCATGCAGATGACGAACGTTACCGGCGTATAGAAAAATATTTCAGCAAAATAACTTTCAATTTACCTCCGACAAATAAAATAGACCACAAAATTTTAGACGATATGCCTGCTCATTATTACAGCAGTCTGCTTGCCCTTGACCTATGCGAATAA
- a CDS encoding RsmD family RNA methyltransferase — protein sequence MRIIGGKLKGIRFNAPESLPVRPTTDMAKEALFNILYNTYDFEECNVLDLFCGTGNISFEFASRGIKSVTSVDKHSGCVFWVKSVIKKYELTEIDVQKADVFKFLESDQQQYQIIFADPPYDLPTIPLIPELVINNNLLTDNGLLIVEHPSLLKMKDQPGYKETRRYGNSSFSFFEKV from the coding sequence ATGCGAATAATTGGAGGAAAGTTAAAGGGCATACGCTTCAATGCCCCCGAAAGTTTACCGGTAAGGCCCACTACAGATATGGCCAAGGAAGCGTTGTTTAATATCCTTTACAACACCTACGATTTTGAAGAATGTAACGTGCTGGACCTCTTTTGTGGTACCGGCAACATCAGCTTTGAATTTGCATCTAGGGGTATCAAAAGTGTAACCTCAGTAGATAAACATTCAGGTTGTGTATTTTGGGTAAAATCGGTCATCAAAAAATATGAGCTGACGGAAATTGATGTACAAAAAGCTGATGTATTCAAATTTCTGGAAAGCGACCAGCAACAATATCAGATCATCTTTGCCGATCCTCCTTACGATTTGCCCACTATCCCCTTGATTCCCGAACTGGTGATCAACAACAATTTACTTACTGATAATGGTTTATTAATAGTAGAACATCCATCTTTGCTTAAAATGAAAGACCAGCCCGGGTATAAGGAAACCAGGCGTTATGGTAATTCTTCCTTTAGTTTTTTCGAAAAAGTTTAG
- the coaD gene encoding pantetheine-phosphate adenylyltransferase: protein MKIALFPGSFDPITIAHVDILKRALPLFDKIIVGIGLNSSKQSFLSAEKREEIVAAVFAGFGNVEVKLYEGLTVDFCKKVNATYMVRGIRSVGDFEYERAIAQINQTMMPEMETIFILSKPEYSAISSTIVRDILRNNGDVRPFLPQEAIQHL, encoded by the coding sequence ATGAAAATCGCATTATTTCCCGGCTCATTTGATCCCATTACCATTGCGCATGTTGACATATTGAAGCGTGCATTGCCCCTGTTTGATAAGATCATAGTAGGCATTGGATTAAACAGTTCCAAACAAAGCTTTTTGTCGGCCGAAAAACGCGAAGAAATTGTTGCTGCGGTTTTTGCCGGCTTTGGTAATGTAGAGGTAAAACTATATGAGGGGCTTACGGTTGATTTTTGCAAAAAAGTAAATGCCACCTATATGGTGCGGGGCATCCGCTCTGTTGGCGATTTTGAGTACGAAAGGGCCATTGCGCAAATCAATCAGACCATGATGCCTGAAATGGAAACCATTTTTATACTGAGTAAACCCGAATATTCGGCTATCAGCTCCACCATTGTGCGCGATATCCTGCGCAACAACGGCGATGTGCGTCCGTTTTTACCTCAGGAGGCCATCCAGCACTTATAA
- a CDS encoding NUDIX hydrolase, translated as MKTYRIYINNNTLYITDTAPQLAEAPETLTVLGFNFQTFYQQVSGLSNKSYLLLHADPKSLFKNIKNSCLSIKAAGGLVSSAKDNYLFIFRNKKWDLPKGKVEKGEKMKEAALREVEEECGVKISTNDQKLCKTYHVYTMGGKIVLKKTNWYSMTVKGEPKLVPQKEEGITKASWLSKTELEPVVANTYPSIMAVLEAGELLTQRVL; from the coding sequence ATGAAGACTTATAGAATTTATATCAACAACAATACCTTATATATAACAGATACAGCACCACAATTGGCCGAAGCACCTGAAACGTTGACGGTGCTGGGGTTTAACTTTCAAACCTTTTACCAGCAGGTTTCCGGGTTATCCAATAAGTCGTACCTTTTGCTGCATGCCGATCCTAAAAGCTTATTCAAAAACATCAAAAACAGTTGCCTTAGCATTAAAGCTGCGGGTGGCCTGGTATCCAGTGCGAAAGATAATTATCTGTTTATTTTTAGAAACAAGAAATGGGACCTGCCAAAAGGAAAGGTAGAAAAAGGCGAGAAAATGAAAGAGGCTGCTTTACGTGAAGTAGAGGAGGAATGCGGCGTAAAGATCAGTACCAATGACCAAAAGTTATGTAAAACCTATCATGTATATACCATGGGAGGCAAAATTGTACTGAAAAAAACAAACTGGTACAGCATGACCGTTAAAGGAGAACCTAAACTGGTCCCTCAGAAAGAAGAAGGAATAACCAAAGCCAGCTGGCTAAGCAAAACAGAGCTGGAGCCGGTGGTGGCCAATACTTATCCTTCCATTATGGCGGTGCTGGAAGCCGGGGAATTGTTGACCCAGCGGGTTTTATAA
- a CDS encoding RNA polymerase sigma factor RpoD/SigA: MKEIKIERSITNRKIDSLARYLQELAAYPLLNGTEETALTKKIRAGDEEALQKLVNCNLRFVVSVAKKYEVSGMPLADLIAEGNIGLLKAAQRFDETRGFKFISYAVWWIRQAMLQSIGMHQRSIRLPLNQLKGISDLSRSADLLEQQLERTPSLEELSAFTQLPAAVVSSYSSSLGHICSLDKAIEDGDQDSFKGSMMDAECIWPDAALEQEALRVNIELMMKGLSLQEQDVIRLAYGLGELMALGNEAIAQRLGISDETVCRTKRKALNRMREMAQIKIMREYL, encoded by the coding sequence ATGAAAGAAATTAAGATAGAAAGATCCATCACTAACCGGAAAATTGATTCGCTAGCCCGCTACTTACAGGAACTGGCAGCATACCCTTTGTTAAATGGAACAGAAGAAACGGCGCTGACCAAAAAAATCAGAGCGGGAGATGAGGAGGCTTTGCAAAAGCTGGTGAACTGTAATCTGCGTTTTGTAGTGTCGGTAGCCAAAAAATATGAGGTATCTGGCATGCCCCTGGCCGATTTGATTGCCGAAGGTAATATTGGCTTATTGAAGGCGGCCCAGCGTTTTGATGAAACCCGGGGTTTTAAATTTATCTCTTATGCCGTATGGTGGATAAGGCAGGCCATGTTGCAGAGTATTGGTATGCATCAACGGAGCATACGGCTGCCGCTAAATCAGCTGAAGGGGATCAGTGATTTGAGCCGTTCTGCTGACTTGCTGGAACAACAATTGGAACGTACACCCAGCCTGGAAGAGCTGTCGGCCTTTACCCAACTGCCGGCAGCGGTAGTTAGCAGTTATTCGTCAAGCTTGGGCCATATCTGCTCGTTGGATAAGGCTATTGAAGATGGGGACCAGGATTCTTTTAAAGGCAGCATGATGGATGCGGAATGTATATGGCCTGATGCTGCACTGGAGCAGGAGGCGTTGCGGGTAAATATTGAGTTGATGATGAAGGGCTTAAGTTTGCAGGAACAGGATGTGATCAGACTTGCCTATGGTTTGGGCGAACTGATGGCACTGGGAAATGAAGCCATTGCCCAACGCCTGGGCATTAGTGATGAAACCGTTTGTAGGACCAAGCGGAAAGCGCTGAATAGAATGAGGGAGATGGCCCAAATAAAAATCATGCGCGAATACCTGTAA
- the pyrE gene encoding orotate phosphoribosyltransferase, with product MYNKSDIELKVAEFLLQIKAIKLQPNNPFTWASGWKSPIYCDNRITLSHPSVRTYIRQKLSQLIQEEFGSVDLIAGVATAGIPQGALVAQELGLPFAYVRSKAKEHGTGSLIEGEIIEGQRVVVIEDLISTGKSSLQAVDALRKAGLSVAGLVAIFTYGFDQADENFAAAKCRYATLSNYNTLIDYAAEHSFIAQKDVDLLTKWRRNPAEWANELEKQTGL from the coding sequence ATGTATAATAAAAGTGATATTGAATTAAAGGTAGCTGAATTTTTATTACAGATAAAAGCCATAAAGTTACAACCGAACAACCCTTTTACCTGGGCTTCAGGTTGGAAATCCCCAATCTATTGTGACAACAGGATTACCCTTTCCCATCCATCGGTAAGGACTTACATCAGACAAAAACTTTCTCAATTGATACAGGAGGAGTTTGGTTCTGTTGACCTGATTGCGGGCGTGGCTACGGCAGGTATTCCTCAGGGTGCATTGGTAGCACAGGAGCTGGGATTGCCATTTGCTTACGTAAGATCGAAAGCAAAAGAACATGGAACAGGAAGCTTGATTGAAGGCGAAATTATTGAAGGACAGAGAGTAGTGGTGATCGAGGACCTGATCTCGACGGGAAAAAGCAGTTTGCAAGCTGTTGATGCACTGAGAAAAGCAGGTTTATCTGTTGCCGGGCTGGTAGCCATATTTACTTATGGTTTTGATCAGGCCGACGAAAATTTCGCAGCGGCCAAATGCCGTTATGCTACGCTGTCTAACTACAATACACTGATTGACTACGCTGCAGAGCACAGCTTTATTGCGCAAAAAGACGTTGATCTTTTGACCAAATGGCGCAGAAACCCAGCGGAGTGGGCCAATGAATTAGAAAAACAAACCGGATTATAA